A portion of the Macaca thibetana thibetana isolate TM-01 chromosome 9, ASM2454274v1, whole genome shotgun sequence genome contains these proteins:
- the IFIT1B gene encoding interferon-induced protein with tetratricopeptide repeats 1B isoform X1, translated as MSEESDGKLIEDSLIQLRCHFTWKLLIEAPEIPDLENRIWEEIQFLDTKYNGGIHNLLAYVKHLKGQNEEALVTLKKAEGLIQKEHANQADMRSLVTWGNFAWVYYHMGRLAEAQTYLDKVENTCKKFANPSCYRMECPEMDCEEGWALAKCGGKNYERAKACFEKALEGDPENPEFNTGYAITVYRLDNFNIAAERNETFSLHVLKRAVRLNPDDVYIRVLLALKLQDGGQEAEGEKYIEEALTSMSSQTYVFRYAAKFYRKKGSVDKALELLKMALETTPTSAFLHHQMGLCYKTQMIQIKEATNWQPRGQDRETVNRLVQLAICKFEKTIMLKPTFEMAYVELAEMYAEIGHHRKAEEHFQKVLRMKIFEDQLKQEIHYRYGSFQEHHGKSEDKAITHYLKGLKIEKMSLSREKLLNALEKLAKRCVHRNVRVVESVSLLGLIHKLKGEVSDALLCYERALRLAADLNPMF; from the coding sequence TGAAGAATCTGATGGAAAGCTTATCGAAGACAGCCTGATTCAGCTGAGATGTCACTTTACATGGAAGTTGTTAATTGAAGCCCCTGAAATTCCTGATTTAGAAAACAGGATCTGGGAAGAGATTCAGTTCCTGGATACCAAATACAATGGGGGAATACACAACCTACTAGCCTATGTGAAACACCTGAAAGGCCAGAATGAGGAAGCCCTGGTGACCTTGAAAAAGGCTGAAGGCTTAATCCAGAAAGAACATGCCAACCAAGCAGATATGAGAAGTCTGGTGACCTGGGGCAACTTTGCCTGGGTGTATTACCACATGGGCAGACTGGCAGAAGCCCAGACTTACCTGGACAAGGTGGAGAACACTTGCAAGAAGTTTGCAAATCCTTCCTGCTATAGAATGGAGTGTCCAGAGATGGACTGTGAGGAAGGATGGGCCTTGGCGAAGTGTGGAGGGAAGAATTATGAACGGGCCAAGGCCTGCTTTGAAAAGGCTCTGGAAGGGGACCCTGAAAACCCTGAATTCAATACCGGGTATGCGATCACTGTCTATCGCCTGGATAACTTTAACATAGCAGCAGAGAGGAATGAGACATTTTCTCTGCACGTCCTAAAACGAGCTGTCAGGCTAAATCCAGATGATGTATATATTAGGGTTCTCCTTGCCCTGAAGCTTCAGGATGGAGGACAGGAAGCTGAAGGAGAAAAGTACATTGAAGAAGCTCTGACCAGTATGTCTTCACAGACCTACGTCTTTCGATATGCAGCCAAGTTTTATCGAAAAAAAGGGTCTGTGGATAAAGCTCTTGAGCTCTTAAAAATGGCCTTGGAGACAACACCCACTTCTGCCTTCCTGCATCACCAAATGGGGCTTTGCTACAAGACACAAATGATCCAAATCAAGGAAGCTACAAACTGGCAGCCTAGAGGGCAAGATAGGGAAACTGTGAACAGATTGGTTCAACTGGCTATATGCAAATTTGAAAAGACTATAATGTTAAAGCCCACATTTGAGATGGCCTATGTTGAGCTGGCTGAAATGTATGCAGAAATAGGCCACCACAGAAAGGCTGAGGAACATTTTCAGAAAGTGTTACGCATGAAGATCTTTGAAGATCAGCTAAAGCAAGAGATTCATTACCGCTACGGCTCTTTCCAAGAACACCATGGGAAATCTGAAGATAAAGCAATCACCCACTATTTAAAAggtttgaaaatagaaaaaatgtccCTTTCCAGGGAAAAACTTCTCAATGCTTTAGAGAAATTGGCTAAAAGATGTGTTCACCGGAATGTACGGGTTGTGGAAAGTGTCAGCCTCCTTGGGCTCATCCACAAATTGAAAGGAGAAGTAAGTGACGCCTTGCTGTGCTATGAGAGGGCTCTGAGGCTGGCTGCTGACCTGAACCCTATGTTTTAA
- the IFIT1 gene encoding interferon-induced protein with tetratricopeptide repeats 1 isoform X3 — protein MSTNGDNHQVKDSLEQLRCHFTWELFIEDDEMPDLENRVLDQIEFLDTKYNVGIHNLLAYVKHLKGQNEEALKSLKEAEDLMQKEHANQASVRSLVTWSNFAWVYYHMGRLAEAQAYLDKVENICKKPSNPFRYRMECPEIDCEEGWALLKCGGKNYERAKACFEKALEGDHENPEFSTGYAISAYRLDGFKLATKGYRQFSLLPLRQAVSLNPDNGYLKVLLALKLQDNGQEAEGEKYLEEALANMSSQTYVFRYAAKFYRRKGSVDKALELLKKALQETPTSVLLHHQIGLCYKAQMIQIKEATKGQPRGQNREKIDKMIRLAIFHFESAVENKPTFEVAHLDLARMYIEAGNHRKAEETFQKLLCMKPVVEETMQDIHLQYARFQEFQKKSEINAIIHYLKAIKIEQTSFIRDKSINSLKKLVLKKLQRNALDLESLSLLGFVYKLKGNMNEALEYYERALRLAADFENSVRQGP, from the coding sequence tacAAATGGTGATAATCATCAGGTCAAGGATAGTCTGGAGCAATTGAGATGTCACTTTACATGGGAGTTATTCATTGAAGATGATGAAATGCCTGATTTAGAAAATAGAGTCTTGGACCAGATTGAATTCCTAGACACCAAATACAATGTGGGAATACACAACCTACTAGCCTATGTGAAACACCTGAAAGGCCAGAATGAGGAAGCCCTGAAGAGCTTAAAAGAAGCTGAAGACTTAATGCAGAAAGAACATGCCAACCAAGCAAGTGTGAGGAGTCTGGTGACTTGGAGCAACTTTGCCTGGGTGTATTACCACATGGGCAGACTGGCAGAAGCCCAGGCTTACCTGGACAAGGTGGAGAACATTTGCAAGAAGCCTTCAAATCCTTTCCGCTATAGAATGGAGTGTCCAGAAATAGACTGTGAAGAAGGATGGGCCTTGCTGAAGTGTGGAGGAAAGAATTATGAGCGGGCCAAAGCCTGCTTTGAAAAGGCGCTTGAAGGGGACCATGAAAACCCTGAATTCAGCACTGGGTATGCGATCTCTGCCTATCGCCTGGATGGCTTTAAATTAGCCACAAAGGGTTACAGGCAGTTTTCTTTGCTTCCCCTAAGGCAGGCTGTCAGTCTAAATCCAGACAATGGATATCTTAAGGTTCTCCTTGCCCTGAAGCTTCAGGATAATGGACAGGAAGCTGAAGGAGAAAAGTACCTTGAAGAAGCTCTGGCCAACATGTCCTCACAGACCTACGTCTTTCGATATGCAGCCAAGTTTTACCGAAGAAAAGGCTCTGTGGATAAAGCTCTTGAGTTATTAAAAAAGGCCTTGCAGGAAACACCCACTTCGGTCTTACTGCATCACCAGATAGGGCTTTGCTACAAGGCACAAATGATTCAAATCAAGGAGGCTACAAAAGGGCAGCCTAGAGGGCAGAATAGAGAAAAGATAGACAAAATGATAAGATTAGCCATATTTCATTTTGAATCTGCAGTGGAAAATAAGCCCACATTTGAGGTGGCTCATCTAGACCTGGCAAGAATGTATATAGAAGCAGGCAATCACAGAAAAGCTGAAGAAACTTTTCAAAAACTGTTATGCATGAAACCAGTGGTAGAAGAAACAATGCAAGACATACATTTGCAGTATGCTCGGTTTCAGGAAtttcaaaagaaatcagaaatcaatGCAATTATCCATTAtttaaaagccataaaaatagAACAGACATCATTCATAAGGGATAAAAGTatcaattctttgaagaaattggTTTTAAAGAAACTTCAGAGAAATGCATTAGATCTGGAAAGCTTGAGCCTCCTTGGATTTGTCTACAAATTGAAAGGAAATATGAATGAAGCCCTGGAGTACTATGAGCGGGCCCTGAGACTGGCTGCTGACTTTGAGAACTCTGTGAGACAAGGTCCTTAG
- the IFIT1 gene encoding interferon-induced protein with tetratricopeptide repeats 1 isoform X2, with protein sequence MSTNGDNHQVKDSLEQLRCHFTWELFIEDDEMPDLENRVLDQIEFLDTKYNVGIHNLLAYVKHLKGQNEEALKSLKEAEDLMQKEHANQASVRSLVTWSNFAWVYYHMGRLAEAQAYLDKVENICKKPSNPFRYRMECPEIDCEEGWALLKCGGKNYERAKACFEKALEGDHENPEFSTGYAISAYRLDGFKLATKGYRQFSLLPLRQAVSLNPDNGYLKVLLALKLQDNGQEAEGEKYLEEALANMSSQTYVFRYAAKFYRRKGSVDKALELLKKALQETPTSVLLHHQIGLCYKAQMIQIKEATKGQPRGQNREKIDKMIRLAIFHFESAVENKPTFEVAHLDLARMYIEAGNHRKAEETFQKLLCMKPVVEETMQDIHLQYARFQEFQKKSEINAIIHYLKAIKIEQTSFIRDKSINSLKKLVLKKLQRNALDLESLSLLGFVYKLKGNMNEALEYYERALRLAADFENSVRQGP encoded by the exons ATGAG tacAAATGGTGATAATCATCAGGTCAAGGATAGTCTGGAGCAATTGAGATGTCACTTTACATGGGAGTTATTCATTGAAGATGATGAAATGCCTGATTTAGAAAATAGAGTCTTGGACCAGATTGAATTCCTAGACACCAAATACAATGTGGGAATACACAACCTACTAGCCTATGTGAAACACCTGAAAGGCCAGAATGAGGAAGCCCTGAAGAGCTTAAAAGAAGCTGAAGACTTAATGCAGAAAGAACATGCCAACCAAGCAAGTGTGAGGAGTCTGGTGACTTGGAGCAACTTTGCCTGGGTGTATTACCACATGGGCAGACTGGCAGAAGCCCAGGCTTACCTGGACAAGGTGGAGAACATTTGCAAGAAGCCTTCAAATCCTTTCCGCTATAGAATGGAGTGTCCAGAAATAGACTGTGAAGAAGGATGGGCCTTGCTGAAGTGTGGAGGAAAGAATTATGAGCGGGCCAAAGCCTGCTTTGAAAAGGCGCTTGAAGGGGACCATGAAAACCCTGAATTCAGCACTGGGTATGCGATCTCTGCCTATCGCCTGGATGGCTTTAAATTAGCCACAAAGGGTTACAGGCAGTTTTCTTTGCTTCCCCTAAGGCAGGCTGTCAGTCTAAATCCAGACAATGGATATCTTAAGGTTCTCCTTGCCCTGAAGCTTCAGGATAATGGACAGGAAGCTGAAGGAGAAAAGTACCTTGAAGAAGCTCTGGCCAACATGTCCTCACAGACCTACGTCTTTCGATATGCAGCCAAGTTTTACCGAAGAAAAGGCTCTGTGGATAAAGCTCTTGAGTTATTAAAAAAGGCCTTGCAGGAAACACCCACTTCGGTCTTACTGCATCACCAGATAGGGCTTTGCTACAAGGCACAAATGATTCAAATCAAGGAGGCTACAAAAGGGCAGCCTAGAGGGCAGAATAGAGAAAAGATAGACAAAATGATAAGATTAGCCATATTTCATTTTGAATCTGCAGTGGAAAATAAGCCCACATTTGAGGTGGCTCATCTAGACCTGGCAAGAATGTATATAGAAGCAGGCAATCACAGAAAAGCTGAAGAAACTTTTCAAAAACTGTTATGCATGAAACCAGTGGTAGAAGAAACAATGCAAGACATACATTTGCAGTATGCTCGGTTTCAGGAAtttcaaaagaaatcagaaatcaatGCAATTATCCATTAtttaaaagccataaaaatagAACAGACATCATTCATAAGGGATAAAAGTatcaattctttgaagaaattggTTTTAAAGAAACTTCAGAGAAATGCATTAGATCTGGAAAGCTTGAGCCTCCTTGGATTTGTCTACAAATTGAAAGGAAATATGAATGAAGCCCTGGAGTACTATGAGCGGGCCCTGAGACTGGCTGCTGACTTTGAGAACTCTGTGAGACAAGGTCCTTAG